From the Syntrophales bacterium genome, the window CAGATACTATCTTAACCGAATCAGGGAAGTCCTGTCGCGTATCTTTAAAGTTTAGCGGCCAAGGAAAAAGTCATTTTTTGTCACCCAAAATCATGTCCTGAACTTGTTTCAGGATCATTCAGGGTCTTGAACTTGCTGAAATAATTAGATGCTGAAACAAGTGAGATCCTGAAACGAGTTCAGGATGACAAATGGTGCAGTTTACGACTTTTTACGAGATTGTCCAGTTTAGCAGTCAAGTAAAACGGAAGGTTTTTGATGATCTTCGAAAAAGGAAAGACTTAATGGGGGATCGGCTGCTACAAATCAGCCCTGATCCCGTGCGGCTTCTTTGATAATCTTGGAATCAATAATCCTTGCCTTTGAGATAAATCCTGTCATAAGGCTAATGTCGCAAATGTTATTTATCAGCCTTGGCAGCCCTTCTGAATAGCGGTATATCTCATCTACCGCCTGTCGCGTGATGATATTTCTGGTCAAACCGGCCTTTTTAAAACGAAACACCACATACCTCACTGTTTCATTATAACTAAGTGGATTCAAGTGATACCTTATTGCGACCCTCTGGTCTAATTGCTTCATATTTTTAATAATCGACCTCAACTCCGGCTGGCCAAGCAATATAATTGTTAACATAAATTTATCATTTAACTGAAAATTTAATAACAAACGTATCTCTTCAAAGGTTTTATCTGGTATTAAATGGGCTTCATCAAATATTAGCAAAGTAGCCGTACTGTTGCGAACATTTTCCAGTATTTTTTCATGTAACATGTTTAAATAATCCGACTTGTGAAAATT encodes:
- a CDS encoding AAA family ATPase, translated to MYLEYWGLKRFPFENVPDPNFMYYSPEHEEALARFLYVVKENKGMVLLTGEIGSGKTTLSRVLIQQLSNIKFDVALIINPVLEPMDFLREILYNLGVNFDKDKNFHKSDYLNMLHEKILENVRNSTATLLIFDEAHLIPDKTFEEIRLLLNFQLNDKFMLTIILLGQPELRSIIKNMKQLDQRVAIRYHLNPLSYNETVRYVVFRFKKAGLTRNIITRQAVDEIYRYSEGLPRLINNICDISLMTGFISKARIIDSKIIKEAARDQG